From Oncorhynchus tshawytscha isolate Ot180627B linkage group LG11, Otsh_v2.0, whole genome shotgun sequence, the proteins below share one genomic window:
- the LOC112261607 gene encoding uncharacterized protein LOC112261607 produces the protein MAPVGEFMESWAVSVSKSFSIEVVVFSLLFLLLSIILLALCTICGRQSFELQDGGGEVGRTQSQLMRVVKLEDALAARENPMINDIRKNERDFSHIPEERVPEQLPAEQDGIRFKPGRSRRVAPDQQGDSLGVLQMANGTPVAMMTISPPPPTTVDIGDLRDVLNFTPELHSIPAPISVVEDDSPLESIPPPVYSGDTLETPIMNVLHTLVLDAPIVDPLIIDTLASVDAPIVNRLEPVDIHIVNDTDPLNIPIVNHLDLLEAPAEFSSNFIAQLEEDGQVEGEDQGPSLGVRPEHTYEIFGELTPDDPSVEVDLTTPGYQTIAEMVHKSTTQPDDDTTMVTMPSDLASKDYEIIAELVQHLSATTLPDNEPIKTTGTVPGEGLDLTSPLSFVEEVEDGLSDRGWNPMYARVSRKLSKCPTPPPVPPPEEEEEYLPPIPERRGEMEE, from the exons ATGGCGCCAGTGGGAGAGTTCATGGAGTCATGGGCAGTGTCAGTGTCGAAATCATTCTCTATAGAGGTCGTTGTtttctctctgctcttcctcctcctctccatcatccTCCTGGCCCTCTGCACTATCTGTGGAAG GCAATCCTTTGAGCTTCAGGAcggtggtggggaggtggggagaacCCAGTCACAGCTGATGAGAGTG GTAAAGTTGGAGGACGCCCTGGCCGCCAGGGAGAACCCCATGATCAATGACATCAGAAAAAACGAGAGAG ATTTCAGTCACATACCTGAAGAACGTGTCCCAGAGCAGCTTCCTGCTGAGCAGGATGGCATCAGGTTCAAACCCGGGAGGAGCCGCAGGGTGGCGCCAGATCAGCAAG GTGATTCTCTAGGTGTCTTGCAGATGGCCAACGGAACCCCTGTGGCCATGATGACAatatctcctcctccccccaccaccGTTGACATCG GTGACCTGAGGGACGTCCTGAACTTCACACCCGAGCTCCACTCTATACCAGCCCCGATATCCGTGGTGGAAGATGACAGCCCCCTCGAGTCCATACCCCCACCTGTCTATTCAGGGGACACCCTGGAAACACCCATCATGAATGTTCTTCACACCCTAGTGCTGGATGCCCCCATCGTGGATCCCCTCATCATAGACACCCTTGCATCTGTGGATGCCCCCATTGTGAACAGGCTTGAACCTGTCGACATCCACATTGTGAATGACACTGACCCCCTCAATATCCCCATCGTGAACCACCTTGACCTCCTGGAGGCCCCTGCAGAATTCAGCTCTAACTTTATCGCTCAGCTTGAAGAAGATGGTCAGGTGGAGGGTGAGGACCAGGGGCCTTCCCTGGGGGTCCGACCCGAGCACACCTATGAGATCTTTGGGGAGCTCACACCTGATGATCCCTCTGTGGAAGTGGACCTGACAACCCCAGGCTATCAAACCATAGCTGAAATGGTCCACAAATCAACCACACAGCCTGACGATGACACAACCATGGTTACAATGCCATCGGACCTGGCAAGCAAGGACTATGAGATCATAGCTGAACTTGTCCAGCATTTGAGCGCAACCACACTGCCTGACAATGAGCCAATAAAAACTACAGGCACAGTCCCGGGGGAGGGGCTTGACCTGACAAGCCCTCTCTCATTtgtggaggaggtagaggatggtTTGAGTGACAGGGGCTGGAATCCAATGTATGCCAGGGTGAGCAGGAAGCTTAGTAAGtgccccaccccaccccctgtGCCTCcgccagaggaagaggaggaatatTTACCTCCAATAccggaaagaagaggagagatggaggaatga